The Polycladomyces zharkentensis genome includes a window with the following:
- the glsA gene encoding glutaminase A translates to MRHPLLEELVAKHRPDTKGGKVADYIPALSRQNPSVLGIATVTPNQELLYGGDAPVVSFTLQSISKVISLVLALMDHGEETVFSHVGMEPTGDPFNSLYKLEMMSPPKPLNPMINAGAMVVSSLVKGSGVEDRVGRLLDLVRAMADNPKIDVDEEVFRSEYETAHRNRSIAYFLKEYGQVGDVEETLQVYVRQCAIRVTCEDLARIGLCLAQYGRSVTGEQIIPQPIARLVKTFMVTCGMYNASGEFAIRVGIPAKSGVSGGILASVPGKMGIGVYGPALDEKGNSRAGVRLLQSLSRAWQLSIF, encoded by the coding sequence ATGAGACACCCCCTGTTGGAAGAGCTGGTGGCCAAACACCGGCCAGATACAAAAGGCGGCAAGGTGGCGGATTATATCCCCGCACTCAGCCGACAAAATCCATCCGTGCTGGGCATCGCAACGGTGACACCCAATCAGGAATTGCTGTACGGCGGAGATGCACCTGTGGTCTCATTCACCCTGCAAAGCATCTCCAAAGTGATCAGTTTGGTGTTGGCGTTGATGGATCATGGAGAAGAGACGGTATTTTCCCATGTGGGCATGGAACCGACAGGGGACCCGTTCAATTCGTTGTACAAATTGGAAATGATGAGTCCGCCCAAGCCGCTCAATCCCATGATCAACGCGGGCGCAATGGTGGTCAGCTCCTTGGTGAAAGGATCGGGTGTGGAAGATCGGGTCGGTCGTCTGCTGGATCTGGTACGGGCGATGGCGGACAATCCCAAGATCGACGTGGACGAAGAAGTGTTCCGATCCGAATATGAAACCGCGCACCGCAACCGTTCCATCGCCTACTTTTTGAAGGAGTACGGCCAGGTCGGCGATGTGGAAGAAACGCTGCAGGTGTATGTGCGGCAATGTGCCATTCGTGTCACTTGCGAGGATTTGGCGCGGATCGGTCTTTGCTTGGCCCAGTACGGGCGTTCCGTGACCGGAGAACAGATTATCCCGCAACCGATCGCTCGGTTGGTGAAAACCTTTATGGTGACATGCGGTATGTACAATGCGTCGGGGGAGTTTGCCATCCGGGTCGGCATCCCCGCCAAAAGCGGTGTTTCCGGGGGAATTTTGGCTTCCGTGCCCGGTAAGATGGGGATTGGCGTCTACGGCCCCGCTTTGGACGAAAAAGGAAACAGCCGCGCCGGCGTTCGGTTGTTGCAGAGTCTGTCGCGGGCATGGCAACTGAGCATTTTTTGA
- a CDS encoding PaaI family thioesterase, with amino-acid sequence MWDEIRQVLENGSEEEKELFRLTLQAIRQKRERQSAYPSGFMGLSGRFVTPDVYEFRVSVTPYLLNRGGVVHGGMTALLADSTMGSLINRSLPDDQFAVTSEMKVHYLSPGRSKELISRATLLDLRHPFAIASCTITDERERKIAYATGTFYIGTRK; translated from the coding sequence ATGTGGGATGAAATCCGTCAAGTGCTGGAAAACGGCAGTGAGGAAGAAAAAGAGTTGTTCCGACTCACTTTACAGGCCATCCGGCAAAAACGGGAAAGGCAAAGTGCGTATCCATCCGGATTCATGGGCTTGTCTGGCAGGTTTGTGACTCCGGATGTGTATGAATTCCGGGTGTCCGTCACTCCCTATCTGCTCAACCGTGGAGGGGTGGTCCACGGGGGTATGACCGCCCTGTTGGCGGATTCCACGATGGGGTCCTTGATCAACCGTTCGTTGCCGGACGACCAGTTTGCCGTGACGTCGGAGATGAAGGTTCATTATCTCAGTCCGGGGCGGAGCAAAGAACTGATTTCACGCGCCACCTTGCTGGATCTGCGGCATCCGTTTGCCATCGCCTCCTGCACGATCACCGATGAGCGGGAGCGAAAAATCGCCTACGCCACCGGTACGTTTTACATCGGAACCCGCAAATAA
- a CDS encoding M42 family metallopeptidase, whose product MEEQLISTLVELLNIPSPTGRADAAITYVEKRLKDLPYSLIRTRKGGLLVEIPGKDEETIRFITAHVDTLGAMVKQIKESGRLRITAIGGVTWHSLDGEGCTIETRSGRCFRGTILATHSSPHVYTDARTQQRTEENMEVRLDARVRDADEVLRLGISVGDFVFFDPRVEVTKTGFVKSRHLDDKASAAVLIELIRRIAEEGWVPPVTTHIFFSNYEEVGHGGNAVISEKVREYLAVDMGAIGEGQESDEFSVSICAKDSSGPYHFGLLQKLVHLAEQHGIRYRVDIYPRYSSDASAALQAGHDLIWGLIGPGVDASHAYERTHREALVHTYRLLYHYLQTPSL is encoded by the coding sequence CGGCCATTACATATGTGGAGAAGCGCTTGAAAGACTTGCCGTATTCGCTGATCCGCACACGCAAAGGGGGGCTGTTGGTCGAGATTCCGGGAAAAGATGAGGAGACGATCCGGTTTATCACCGCTCATGTGGACACATTGGGGGCGATGGTGAAACAGATCAAAGAGAGCGGTCGTTTGCGGATCACTGCCATCGGGGGGGTGACTTGGCACTCCCTCGATGGGGAAGGTTGCACGATTGAAACACGGTCCGGCCGGTGTTTCAGGGGAACGATCCTGGCTACCCATTCTTCTCCTCATGTGTATACCGATGCACGGACGCAACAGCGAACGGAAGAAAACATGGAGGTCCGCTTGGATGCCCGTGTCCGCGATGCGGATGAGGTGCTTCGACTGGGGATCAGCGTGGGCGATTTCGTCTTTTTTGATCCACGTGTGGAAGTGACGAAAACCGGATTTGTCAAATCGCGACATCTGGATGACAAAGCCAGTGCAGCTGTTTTGATCGAACTCATCCGCCGGATTGCCGAAGAAGGGTGGGTCCCGCCGGTCACCACACACATATTTTTCAGCAACTACGAAGAAGTGGGACACGGCGGAAATGCGGTGATCTCGGAAAAGGTGCGGGAATATTTGGCGGTCGACATGGGAGCGATCGGAGAAGGGCAGGAATCAGATGAATTCAGCGTCTCCATCTGCGCCAAGGACTCCTCGGGGCCGTATCATTTCGGGTTGCTGCAAAAGCTGGTCCATCTTGCGGAACAGCACGGCATTCGCTATCGAGTTGACATTTATCCGCGATACAGCTCGGATGCCAGCGCCGCTTTGCAGGCCGGACATGACCTCATCTGGGGGCTGATCGGTCCGGGGGTGGATGCGTCCCACGCATATGAACGGACTCACCGTGAGGCATTGGTCCATACGTATCGGTTATTGTATCATTACCTTCAAACACCGTCACTGTAG